The genomic DNA TTGTCTCGTGTTAAATGCAATTACAAAACCAATGCAAATACAAAACCAAAGAGTAATGTCCTTGGTACCAACCATGATAGCATCATTTGGCATGAAGGCATTGAAGCCCTCCACTGGCATCATATAagataacaaaataatttcttaaaatatcttATGCATAGTAGAATTTCTTTCACTCGATTGCGCCAAAAAAGGAGAGTGTTTTGTCATTTTCAATTTGCTTACATTTATGAGTCTTTTAaagaataatacaaattttgcaCGTAATAATTAATCCATGGGTGATGGGTAGCTGTTTGACCCGAGCGATTTGATGAATAGTAGGGACTTGATTATTACAGAATATGATGTAATTTGGAAAGGATTTTCAATCAAGCAAGTTGGATTTGGCTGTTATCACGAGTTTTCTGGTGGGAAGTGATCCGCACAGGAACAAACAGCATCTCGAGGACAGTAAAACCAGCTTACTTTCCTTTTTTGTATGCATTTTCAGGTAAAGAATTTCTATCTGGAAGACAAGCCCTCTGCCTACCACCGTTCAAAAGCATTTCTTGATCTGATACAAGTACCATAAACAGGTAAAATCAGGTGATGAACATGGGAAAAAACCCAGCAGCAGATCTTCTGAAATGGACCCTCCTTCTGATAACTTTTATGTAGCATGTTGTGCAGTGAAGGGTTCGGTGGGTTCTTCTCCTTGATGAACTTCGAACACCCAATGGGCATGCCTGGACACCAATTTGGTTATTTGTCCCACATTCTCATTATGCAAATTCAAGTTGGGACTTTCGAAATCGTTTTCTAAGATCGAGCCATCTTAACCACTGGGTCGGAATTGGATCTAGGCATAAAACCATACTAAAAATCAGATTTTGAGGGGTAATTGGATTATGCATTTGAGATCTAATCAAGCAGGGCTGGCCTTGGGACCCAGGCAACCACTAGTCCCACCGTAACAGCTTCATTATCATCAATTTCATCTTATGCGCTAGTATTGAAGACTTGAATTAGAAGCTTCCCTTTCAAGGTTGTCCCTAGGAGCAAGCAAAAAAGGATATGTATCATTCACCCACAAATTTGAATCCCATATCCTGCTGTTTTTCCTGCCTTGCCAAGCAAACTAGTTGACGTCTTAACAGTATCAAACACCCACTCTATTTTTCTCTGCTTTACCAAGAGAGATGGGATATTGAGGTTCTCTTGCCAACGTCAAATGCAGCCTTTCACCTAACTTCACGCACACTTCCCATCTCACCCCTCTCAATAAAACCCCCGTTCCCCCTTCAAACTCGTCCAAAGCAACCCTTCTTCACTTCTCTTCCAGAGCAATAAGTTTGGCCACTCGAGTCCAAAAGAGCCCAGAGAAAATGATGAAGCAGCTTGTCTCCCCAGTCCTCCTGCTGATCCTCTTCCTCCATTGCACCAGAACTTCCGGTCAGTCTTCGGCACCGGCTCCAGCACCTGCCGGTCCCACCAACGTCACCGCAATTCTGGAGAAGGCTGGTCAGTACACTACCTTCATTCGTCTGCTAAAGAGCACCCAGATGGATGACCGAATCAACATCCAACTCAACAATTCAAACCAGGGTCTCACCATATTTGCACCAACAGATAATGCCTTTTCAAACCTCAAAGCGGGTACCCTGAACTCATTCACTGATCAGCAGAAGGCCCAACTAGTGCAATTCCATGTAGTGTCTTCTTTCCTTTCTACCTCACAATTCCAGACCGTGAGCAACCCGGTGAGCACACAGGCTGGTGGTAGTAACAGCGGAGACTTCTCTCTGAATATCACAACGTCCGGAAATCAGGTGAACATGACATCAGGGCTTACCAATACATCAGTGGCCAACACAGTATACACTGATGGCCAGCTAGCTGTGTATCAGATCGACCAGGTGCTCCTTCCAATGGGTGTCGTGAGGCCTTCAGCACCACCTCCCGAAACCCCAAAGCCTAAGAAGGCTGCTTCTCCTTCAGATGCTCCATCTGATTCAACCCCCGCTTCTGTTGATTCTTCTGATGCAACCCGTTTGTGTTTTCCCCGCAATCCACCCATTACACTATCCTTTGCGGTGGCTGTTGCTGCGGCGTTGTCCTTATGGCTATAAATTTGAGTGTTGGTCGATGATGGTGTGATCCTGCGTGTAGTGTGCTTGTGCTGTCATGTTTTCACTTCTTGTATTTGTAATTCGATTAGGAAAAATTGCGTCAGATGAATGCTGTTTTTGGGTTTCATTGGCGAAATATTCTCCTATATAATTAAGGTGGTGTCACGGGGATTACTACTCTGCATATCAAAACTTTAGAATAGATTTCATGTAACAAGTCTCTTATGAATGGCCTCTACGCAGCCGTCAGCAGTTGGTCGATTGGCGGTAGGGGGTCCTCGTGTCAAGCCCCAGATCTAAGCCTAGAGGCATGGCAACTACTTTTAGACTTCAATCCCAAAAGTACCCAATCATGGGAATAACATTCGAAAACAACCAAACTATAGCCGACCACAATCCAAACATCAAAACTTGAACAGTAAATGGATCAAACTGTAAGAAACTCCAGAGTAAATAATAAATCTCCAAAGTATAATAATTACAGTAAGGGTAGCTAGTTATTTCAAGATTCAACTTGCCAAAAAAATAGCTATAGCCTATAAAGACCATTCCCTCACCTATTCCATTGCTCCTCTTGGGCTCTTGAGCTAGATGCTTTAAAGATGGCCAAAAAATAGGGTGACCTTGAATGCCTAAATATAAATGCGTTGATGACGCTTTTACAATTTAGGTATGACAGATTTATCAAGCTTTTTAACTAATGGTTTTTTAATAGCATATATCAATGCTACTTTGAATTCATATTGAAAGCAAAAAAGCATACACTTACCTGGTTTATTAAAGGGTGCCAACTTCTATGGGACTTAGCTAGCCTCGTATTTGTTCTTCTACCTGTGAAGCTAGGGAATCAAACTTTACTGGTATGGTAATCTCTAATTTGACCCCATAAAGGTTGGGTCTAATTTATCATCAccgtcatcatcatcactccCCCATTGAGGGAGTACAAAACCCGACAGCACAGTCACTAGCATGTCAAGGCCAAACATAATCAAAGTCCAAAAACCAATCagctaaaagaaaaataagttcaGTTTTCTATTACTAGGTTGACTATCTAATTTTTGGCCGAAtcctcatgattttaaaatatatttatacacTTAAGAGGAGtctataattatataatattaaaaaaaattttcttgagaTATCACAGAAGGACCCAAAACTTCTATttgatatttctttattattttaaatattgcaTATTGAATTGAGAAAAGTAGTATTCATGAAGGGTAAAAACCTTGATTTCTTATAGGAACAAACCCCACCCGAAGAGAGGAATCGAAAAATATCCTGCAATAAAACACCATCTGAAAAGAAGAATCCAAAAGTAAATCTGAAGAGGTAATGTAAAGGTAATTTCAGGcataaaaaatggaaatctCAGCAATAAAGAGATAAGTCCTACTTAGATCAACAATCAATACTGAAAAAGAAGTTAAATAGAGATTCGAGGATccattttcactattttctctCTAGgaagaattttttgttttccaaaaataaaaattggcgGATAAAGAACTTACCCAAGATCCTTACAACTAATGAAACGAACTGACAAGGAAAGCCTTCCAATCCTGTAAAAGATCCCAATCAATACCTTAACTCAAACTTCCTATCTTACTTTAAACACCCAGGCATGGTACAAATTATCATTGTTCTTGTAAAAAACCaatattatttaatcaaaatatatacTAGGCCTAAAATAAGGTAATCCTGTTCAAACAATAGTCTTAGTTAAAGATGATATAACCCAAATCTGCGTTGTATGCTGAACAGAAACAAGAAATTCTCCATCACTGAAGTAGATCGAAACCTCTGATTTTGAAAAGAAGAATACTCTGAgataaatgaaaattgtaattgaAAGTCATCAAGAgcggaagagagagagaagtgcCAAGGGTGGAAACAGGATGTGGGAAGAGGAGGCGCAGGGAGGATCAGTATAGTGAAGACTCGGCTAGCCCCTCTATGGATGCTTTTTATGAACAATTAGAAAAGGATCTGTATCATTGTCTACACACTCTATCATATGTCTTGCtgcttttccttattttctaaGCAAAGAGTAGATGTTTTAACAGTCGAATACCCCATCTCTGTCTTCCTCTACCTTACAAAGTGGGATGGGATATTAAGGTACACTTTCCAACTTCAAATGCAGCCTTTCACCAAACTTCGTGCTCACTTCCCATCTCATCCCCTTAATAAAAAGCCCCACTCTCCTCCATACTCatcaaaaacaactttttctCCTCTACTTTCTTGGAGCAACAAGTTTTGTCGCTCAATACCAAAAGAGGCTAGAAAAACATGATGAAGCAGTTTCTCTCCCCAGCTCTTCTTCTGCTGATCTTCTTCCTTCTCTGCTCCACAACTTCTGGTCAGTCTTCTGGACCAGCTGCAGCACCTTCAGCTCCCACCACAACCTCTGGTCAGTCTTCACCACCAGCTCTAGCACCTTCATCAGTTCCTTTAGTTCCTTCTGGTCCCTCAGGTTCCGTCGAGATCACTGCAGTCCTAAAAAAGGCCCGTAAGTTTAGTACCTTCATTGGGCTACTAAAGAGCACCCAGATGGATGCTGAAATCAACACCCGACTCAAGAAATCGAACCAGGGCATCACAGTATTTGCACCAACCGATAATGCCTTTTCAGACCTCCAAACGGGTACTTTGAACACATTCACTGATCAGCAGAAGACTGAGCTGGCCCGATTCCACATAATACCTTCTTTCATCAGTATGTCGCAGTTCGAAACTGTGAGCAACCCGCTGCATACAGCGGTAGACGGTGATACTGTGGGGTTCCCACTGAATGTCGTAGGGAACGGAACTCAGGTGAACATGACAACAGGGGTTGTGAATACAACGGTGGACAGCACAGTATACAGTGATGGTCAGCTTGCTGTGTATGAGATCCCCCAGGTTCTCCTTTCACAAGGTATCCTAAGGCCTCAAGCGCCAGCACCAGCTCCTCTACCTCCAAAGCCTAAGAAGGCTACTCCTCTTAGTTCACAGGCTCCTTCAACGCCCACCACCGTTTCCGTTCATTCTTCTGGTGCGACGGGTCTCCCCCGCTACGC from Vitis riparia cultivar Riparia Gloire de Montpellier isolate 1030 chromosome 8, EGFV_Vit.rip_1.0, whole genome shotgun sequence includes the following:
- the LOC117921271 gene encoding fasciclin-like arabinogalactan protein 11, with product MMKQFLSPALLLLIFFLLCSTTSGQSSGPAAAPSAPTTTSGQSSPPALAPSSVPLVPSGPSGSVEITAVLKKARKFSTFIGLLKSTQMDAEINTRLKKSNQGITVFAPTDNAFSDLQTGTLNTFTDQQKTELARFHIIPSFISMSQFETVSNPLHTAVDGDTVGFPLNVVGNGTQVNMTTGVVNTTVDSTVYSDGQLAVYEIPQVLLSQGILRPQAPAPAPLPPKPKKATPLSSQAPSTPTTVSVHSSGATGLPRYAPTVVSIGVAVLAALPLCL
- the LOC117920076 gene encoding fasciclin-like arabinogalactan protein 11, whose amino-acid sequence is MMKQLVSPVLLLILFLHCTRTSGQSSAPAPAPAGPTNVTAILEKAGQYTTFIRLLKSTQMDDRINIQLNNSNQGLTIFAPTDNAFSNLKAGTLNSFTDQQKAQLVQFHVVSSFLSTSQFQTVSNPVSTQAGGSNSGDFSLNITTSGNQVNMTSGLTNTSVANTVYTDGQLAVYQIDQVLLPMGVVRPSAPPPETPKPKKAASPSDAPSDSTPASVDSSDATRLCFPRNPPITLSFAVAVAAALSLWL